A genome region from Pygocentrus nattereri isolate fPygNat1 chromosome 6, fPygNat1.pri, whole genome shotgun sequence includes the following:
- the tmem237a gene encoding transmembrane protein 237A isoform X1: MASEQLRATLLLPPHHHIQHHDSDLNTMGRKQARGVPPMPSQETGDEMPIAKPKKRKVKKEISDVDDPDAGTEPALEMEGLVSHVESENRDTVSPEPQDIPPQRKKKKKKTHTFDMEGEQQDLANGDAREAQTDGEGVPRKSKRKRKAKITENQYTSELGVEEDDIVTDAHTPISHRSLFSAPLGHSQPLSKVFVERSRRFQARDRLDLTREQLEEFMEVRPLWNTRDVAMRVHSGFRIIGLFSHGFLAGYAVWNIIVVYVLAGEQLTTLPNLLQQYHSLAYPAQSLLYLLLAISTVSAFDRVNLAKASMALRGFLTLDPAALASFLYFAALILSLSQQMTSDRINLYPTANETLWPPGSEHQILQPWIVVNLVVALLVGLAWIFVSTRPDMDYTEEFLMGMEVDEYPQHEDKTEIAA, translated from the exons CGCGGAGTGCCTCCAATGCCAAG CCAAGAAACTGGAG ATGAGATGCCCATTGCCAAACCCAAGAAGAGAAAGGTTAAGAAGGAGATCAGTGACGTGGACGATCCAGATG CAGGAACAGAGCCTGCTCTTGAAATGGAAGGCCTGGTCAGTCATGTGGAGTCAGAAAACAGGGACACTGTGAGCCCCGAGCCTCAGGACATCCCACctcagaggaagaagaagaaaaagaagacgCATACTTTTG ACATGGAAGGTGAGCAGCAAGACCTCGCGAATGGGGACGCACGAGAGGCACAAACAGACGGAGAGGGAGTCCCTAGGAAAAGCAAAAGGAAGCG AAAGGCTAAGATAACAGAGAACCAGTACACCAGTGAGCTGGGTGTGGAAGAGGACGACATCGTCACAGATGCACACACTCCTATCTCTCATCGCTCTCTGTTCTCTGCCCCGCTGGGCCACAGCCAGCCTCTCAGCAAAGTGTTTGTGGAGAGAAGCC GACGGTTTCAGGCGAGAGATCGTCTGGATCTGACCCGTGAGCAGCTGGAAGAGTTCATGGAGGTGAGACCCCTTTGGAACACGCGGGATGTGGCCATGAGAGTTCACAGTGGCTTCAG GATCATTGGGCTCTTCTCTCATGGTTTTCTGGCAGGCTACGCTGTATGGaatattattgttgtttatgttcTGGCTGGAGAGCAGCTGACCACACTGCCCAACCTGCTACAGCAGTACCACAGCTTAGCTTACCCTGCCCAGTCTCTACTCTACCTCCTGCTGGCTATTAGCACTGTGTCTGCCTTTGACAG GGTGAATCTAGCCAAGGCTTCCATGGCTCTGCGAGGGTTTCTCACACTCGACCCAGCAGCACTCGCTTCATTCT TGTACTTTGCAGCTCTTATTTTATCTCTCAGTCAGCAGATGACCAGTGACCGCATAAACTTGTACCCCACTGCCAACGAGACACTATG GCCTCCAGGCTCAGAACATCAGATCCTGCAGCCCTGGATTGTGGTGAATCTGGTTGTAGCTTTACTGGTTGGACTGGCCTGGATCTTTGTCTCCACAAGACCAGATATGGACTACACAGAGg AGTTCTTAATGGGAATGGAGGTGGACGAGTATCCACAACATGAAGACAAAACTGAAATTGCTGCCTAA
- the tmem237a gene encoding transmembrane protein 237A isoform X2, producing the protein MASEQLRATLLLPPHHHIQHHDSDLNTMGRKQARGVPPMPSQETGDEMPIAKPKKRKVKKEISDVDDPDGTEPALEMEGLVSHVESENRDTVSPEPQDIPPQRKKKKKKTHTFDMEGEQQDLANGDAREAQTDGEGVPRKSKRKRKAKITENQYTSELGVEEDDIVTDAHTPISHRSLFSAPLGHSQPLSKVFVERSRRFQARDRLDLTREQLEEFMEVRPLWNTRDVAMRVHSGFRIIGLFSHGFLAGYAVWNIIVVYVLAGEQLTTLPNLLQQYHSLAYPAQSLLYLLLAISTVSAFDRVNLAKASMALRGFLTLDPAALASFLYFAALILSLSQQMTSDRINLYPTANETLWPPGSEHQILQPWIVVNLVVALLVGLAWIFVSTRPDMDYTEEFLMGMEVDEYPQHEDKTEIAA; encoded by the exons CGCGGAGTGCCTCCAATGCCAAG CCAAGAAACTGGAG ATGAGATGCCCATTGCCAAACCCAAGAAGAGAAAGGTTAAGAAGGAGATCAGTGACGTGGACGATCCAGATG GAACAGAGCCTGCTCTTGAAATGGAAGGCCTGGTCAGTCATGTGGAGTCAGAAAACAGGGACACTGTGAGCCCCGAGCCTCAGGACATCCCACctcagaggaagaagaagaaaaagaagacgCATACTTTTG ACATGGAAGGTGAGCAGCAAGACCTCGCGAATGGGGACGCACGAGAGGCACAAACAGACGGAGAGGGAGTCCCTAGGAAAAGCAAAAGGAAGCG AAAGGCTAAGATAACAGAGAACCAGTACACCAGTGAGCTGGGTGTGGAAGAGGACGACATCGTCACAGATGCACACACTCCTATCTCTCATCGCTCTCTGTTCTCTGCCCCGCTGGGCCACAGCCAGCCTCTCAGCAAAGTGTTTGTGGAGAGAAGCC GACGGTTTCAGGCGAGAGATCGTCTGGATCTGACCCGTGAGCAGCTGGAAGAGTTCATGGAGGTGAGACCCCTTTGGAACACGCGGGATGTGGCCATGAGAGTTCACAGTGGCTTCAG GATCATTGGGCTCTTCTCTCATGGTTTTCTGGCAGGCTACGCTGTATGGaatattattgttgtttatgttcTGGCTGGAGAGCAGCTGACCACACTGCCCAACCTGCTACAGCAGTACCACAGCTTAGCTTACCCTGCCCAGTCTCTACTCTACCTCCTGCTGGCTATTAGCACTGTGTCTGCCTTTGACAG GGTGAATCTAGCCAAGGCTTCCATGGCTCTGCGAGGGTTTCTCACACTCGACCCAGCAGCACTCGCTTCATTCT TGTACTTTGCAGCTCTTATTTTATCTCTCAGTCAGCAGATGACCAGTGACCGCATAAACTTGTACCCCACTGCCAACGAGACACTATG GCCTCCAGGCTCAGAACATCAGATCCTGCAGCCCTGGATTGTGGTGAATCTGGTTGTAGCTTTACTGGTTGGACTGGCCTGGATCTTTGTCTCCACAAGACCAGATATGGACTACACAGAGg AGTTCTTAATGGGAATGGAGGTGGACGAGTATCCACAACATGAAGACAAAACTGAAATTGCTGCCTAA